In Williamwhitmania sp., the DNA window AGGTGAGTTTGTCCACCTTTTCCCGGGGTAACCCCACCAACCACGTTGGTGCCATAGTCAATCATTTGCTGTGCATGGAAGGTTCCTTCCGAGCCTGTAAAGCCATGCACAAGAACTTTGGATTTTTTGTTAACCAGTACGCTCATAACTTAGTTTGATGGTGATTTTTTAAAGATGCAGTGAAAATATGAAGAGTTCTGCATATTTCCGAAAAAATAACAAAGAAAGAGTGATTATGTTTTTAAAAAGGAAAGATATTCGGAAGTTAATAGCACAGTGCAGATAGTCTGAGGTGCTAGTAAATTCAATCATATGCAGTAAAGCAAGGCTTTGCGAATTACCATGTTCCTTCCATCGTTTATTTTACGATCCTAGGAAACATAGAAATTGTAAATTTCCAAAAGTATCTATCCTTGCCCTAACCAGTAAACTTACCTATTTTTGTAAAAAAATGATAATGGATAATTCGGTAATCACAGCCATTGCAACCCCGGCAGGTACTGGAGCTATTGCGGTAATTCGCTTAAGCGGTACAGGGACTATTGAAATGGTTGACTCCATATTTACCCCCTCAAGTAGTGGAAAGGAACTCTCCAGGCAGAAAGGATATACCATACACTTTGGCAAAATTTCGGATAAAAGTGGCAAGCTCATTGATGAGGTGTTGGTTTCTATTTTCAGGGTACCCCACTCCTACACTGGTGAGGACTCAGCCGAAATCAGCTGCCATGGTTCACCTTACATTCAGCAGCAGCTGCTCCAACGATTGGTGGAAGCAGGAGCCCGAATGGCTCAGCCGGGAGAATTTACACTACGAGCTTTTATCAATGGGAAGATGGACCTTTCACAGGCAGAAGCTGTGGCCGACCTTATTGCGTCCGATTCCGAAGCAAACCATCGTTTAGCGTTACAGCAATTAAAGGGCGACCTCTCCAACGAAATCCACAAGCTGCGTGAAAAGTTGCTCAACCTAGTGTCGCTGCTAGAGTTGGAGCTAGACTTTGGCGAGGAGGATGTGCAGTTTGCCGACCGAAAACAGCTGCAAAATTTGTTGTTGGAAATATCGGCCTACGCCCAACATCTCACCGAGTCGTTTGCCCTTGGAAATGCCATAAAAAAAGGCATTCCAGTGGCCATAGCTGGTAAACCTAATGCAGGTAAATCCACCTTGCTCAACAAGCTGCTCCGTGAAGAGCGCGCCATTGTTTCGGAGATTGCCGGTACCACCCGTGATGCCATTGAGGACCTAATCGTAATCAACGGTATCAGCTTTCGGCTTATCGATACAGCTGGCATCCGCGAGAGCGACGATACCATTGAGGTTATGGGCATAGAACGAACCATGCGCAAGATGGAGAATGCCTCCATTATACTGGCTCTTCTCGACGTTACCTCCGAAGTAGAGGAACAGCTGGAATTTCTAAAAACGGTGGTTAACAATCCTGCGCTTCAGGGGAAGAGCATCTTTGCCCTGCTT includes these proteins:
- the mnmE gene encoding tRNA uridine-5-carboxymethylaminomethyl(34) synthesis GTPase MnmE, which codes for MDNSVITAIATPAGTGAIAVIRLSGTGTIEMVDSIFTPSSSGKELSRQKGYTIHFGKISDKSGKLIDEVLVSIFRVPHSYTGEDSAEISCHGSPYIQQQLLQRLVEAGARMAQPGEFTLRAFINGKMDLSQAEAVADLIASDSEANHRLALQQLKGDLSNEIHKLREKLLNLVSLLELELDFGEEDVQFADRKQLQNLLLEISAYAQHLTESFALGNAIKKGIPVAIAGKPNAGKSTLLNKLLREERAIVSEIAGTTRDAIEDLIVINGISFRLIDTAGIRESDDTIEVMGIERTMRKMENASIILALLDVTSEVEEQLEFLKTVVNNPALQGKSIFALLNKIDRVEPSVVEQFKNNIQSQIAQQFPIIPISAKMGDHLEELHSALTSMVTDSTKHFGDVLVSNARHFEALRQVSNGIERSLKGLDSNLPNDLLSQDIREVLYSLGTITGEITNDEVLGNIFSKFCIGK